In Rhodamnia argentea isolate NSW1041297 chromosome 11, ASM2092103v1, whole genome shotgun sequence, one genomic interval encodes:
- the LOC115755913 gene encoding ammonium transporter 3 member 1-like isoform X2 encodes MVAPPPNPVPVAYQGGAPAVPDWLNKGDNAWQMIAATLVGIQSVPGLVILYGSIVKKKWAVNSAFMALYAFAAVVICWVTWAYKMSFGDKLLPFWGKAGPALGQKFLIEKAVLPASTPMIAPFYPMASMVWFQCVFAAITVILLGGSVLGRMNFRAWMMFVPLWLTFSYTVGAFSLWGGGFLFQWGVMDYSGGCVIHLSSGIAGLTTAFWVGPRSIKDRERFPPNNVLLMLAGAGLLWLGWAGFNGGDPYTANTDSSMAVLNTNICAATSLLVWTWLDVIFFKKPSVIGAVQGMITGLVCITPGAGLVQGWAAIVMGILSGSVPWFTMMIVHKRWTLLQKIDDTLGVFHTHAVAGYLGIILTGLFAEPTLCSLFLPVTNSRGGVYGGSGRVQIGKQLAGGAFIIGWNLVVTSIICVAISLVIPLRMPEDELLIGDDAVHGEEAYALWGDGEKYEITKHDTDDVTHHKTPPSGETQVV; translated from the exons ATGGTCGCTCCTCCCCCGAACCCCGTGCCGGTAGCATACCAGGGCGGCGCGCCGGCAGTGCCCGACTGGCTGAACAAGGGGGACAACGCGTGGCAGATGATCGCCGCCACGCTGGTGGGCATCCAGAGCGTCCCCGGCCTCGTGATCCTGTACGGGAGCATCGTCAAGAAGAAGTGGGCGGTGAACTCGGCCTTCATGGCGCTGTACGCCTTCGCGGCGGTGGTCATATGCTGGGTCACCTGGGCCTACAAGATGTCGTTCGGGGACAAGCTCCTGCCCTTCTGGGGCAAGGCCGGCCCCGCGCTCGGCCAGAAGTTCCTCATAGAGAAGGCTGTGCTCCCCGCGTC GACGCCAATGATCGCGCCGTTCTATCCGATGGCGTCGATGGTGTGGTTCCAGTGCGTGTTCGCGGCGATCACGGTGATACTGCTCGGGGGGTCGGTGCTGGGGAGGATGAACTTCCGGGCGTGGATGATGTTCGTGCCCCTGTGGCTGACGTTCAGCTACACGGTCGGCGCCTTCAGCCTGTGGGGCGGCGGCTTCCTGTTCCAGTGGGGCGTCATGGACTACTCCGGCGGCTGCGTCATCCACCTCTCCTCGGGGATCGCCGGCTTGACTACCGCTTTTTGG GTGGGACCCAGATCGATCAAGGACAGAGAGAGGTTTCCGCCCAATAATGTGCTGTTGATGCTGGCGGGAGCGGGATTGCTGTGGCTGGGGTGGGCGGGGTTCAACGGGGGCGACCCTTACACGGCCAACACCGACTCGTCCATGGCCGTTCTCAACACCAACATCTGCGCGGCCACCAGCCTTCTGGTGTGGACGTGGCTCGacgtcatcttcttcaagaAGCCCTCCGTCATCGGAGCCGTCCAGGGCATGATCACTGGCCTCGTCTGCATCACCCCCGGGGCAG GGCTGGTCCAAGGGTGGGCGGCGATAGTGATGGGAATCCTCTCCGGGAGCGTCCCGTGGTTCACCATGATGATCGTGCACAAGAGGTGGACGTTGCTGCAAAAGATCGACGACACGCTCGGCGTCTTCCACACCCATGCCGTGGCCGGATATCTAGGCATAATCCTCACGGGCCTCTTCGCTGAGCCCACCCTGTGCTCGCTCTTCCTCCCCGTCACGAACTCCAGGGGAGGAGTCTACGGGGGCTCGGGCAGGGTTCAGATCGGGAAGCAGCTGGCCGGCGGCGCTTTCATCATCGGGTGGAACCTTGTGGTCACGTCCATCATATGCGTCGCAATCAGCCTGGTGATCCCTCTACGGATGCCAGAGGACGAGCTTCTAATCGGGGACGACGCAGTGCACGGAGAGGAGGCTTACGCGTTGTGGGGCGACGGAGAGAAGTATGAGATAACGAAGCACGACACAGACGATGTGACGCATCACAAGACACCGCCCAGCGGGGAGACTCAAGTGGTGTAG
- the LOC115755913 gene encoding ammonium transporter 3 member 1-like isoform X1 has product MVAPPPNPVPVAYQGGAPAVPDWLNKGDNAWQMIAATLVGIQSVPGLVILYGSIVKKKWAVNSAFMALYAFAAVVICWVTWAYKMSFGDKLLPFWGKAGPALGQKFLIEKAVLPASTHYHKNGDVETPMIAPFYPMASMVWFQCVFAAITVILLGGSVLGRMNFRAWMMFVPLWLTFSYTVGAFSLWGGGFLFQWGVMDYSGGCVIHLSSGIAGLTTAFWVGPRSIKDRERFPPNNVLLMLAGAGLLWLGWAGFNGGDPYTANTDSSMAVLNTNICAATSLLVWTWLDVIFFKKPSVIGAVQGMITGLVCITPGAGLVQGWAAIVMGILSGSVPWFTMMIVHKRWTLLQKIDDTLGVFHTHAVAGYLGIILTGLFAEPTLCSLFLPVTNSRGGVYGGSGRVQIGKQLAGGAFIIGWNLVVTSIICVAISLVIPLRMPEDELLIGDDAVHGEEAYALWGDGEKYEITKHDTDDVTHHKTPPSGETQVV; this is encoded by the exons ATGGTCGCTCCTCCCCCGAACCCCGTGCCGGTAGCATACCAGGGCGGCGCGCCGGCAGTGCCCGACTGGCTGAACAAGGGGGACAACGCGTGGCAGATGATCGCCGCCACGCTGGTGGGCATCCAGAGCGTCCCCGGCCTCGTGATCCTGTACGGGAGCATCGTCAAGAAGAAGTGGGCGGTGAACTCGGCCTTCATGGCGCTGTACGCCTTCGCGGCGGTGGTCATATGCTGGGTCACCTGGGCCTACAAGATGTCGTTCGGGGACAAGCTCCTGCCCTTCTGGGGCAAGGCCGGCCCCGCGCTCGGCCAGAAGTTCCTCATAGAGAAGGCTGTGCTCCCCGCGTCAACGCACTACCACAAGAACGGGGATGTGGAGACGCCAATGATCGCGCCGTTCTATCCGATGGCGTCGATGGTGTGGTTCCAGTGCGTGTTCGCGGCGATCACGGTGATACTGCTCGGGGGGTCGGTGCTGGGGAGGATGAACTTCCGGGCGTGGATGATGTTCGTGCCCCTGTGGCTGACGTTCAGCTACACGGTCGGCGCCTTCAGCCTGTGGGGCGGCGGCTTCCTGTTCCAGTGGGGCGTCATGGACTACTCCGGCGGCTGCGTCATCCACCTCTCCTCGGGGATCGCCGGCTTGACTACCGCTTTTTGG GTGGGACCCAGATCGATCAAGGACAGAGAGAGGTTTCCGCCCAATAATGTGCTGTTGATGCTGGCGGGAGCGGGATTGCTGTGGCTGGGGTGGGCGGGGTTCAACGGGGGCGACCCTTACACGGCCAACACCGACTCGTCCATGGCCGTTCTCAACACCAACATCTGCGCGGCCACCAGCCTTCTGGTGTGGACGTGGCTCGacgtcatcttcttcaagaAGCCCTCCGTCATCGGAGCCGTCCAGGGCATGATCACTGGCCTCGTCTGCATCACCCCCGGGGCAG GGCTGGTCCAAGGGTGGGCGGCGATAGTGATGGGAATCCTCTCCGGGAGCGTCCCGTGGTTCACCATGATGATCGTGCACAAGAGGTGGACGTTGCTGCAAAAGATCGACGACACGCTCGGCGTCTTCCACACCCATGCCGTGGCCGGATATCTAGGCATAATCCTCACGGGCCTCTTCGCTGAGCCCACCCTGTGCTCGCTCTTCCTCCCCGTCACGAACTCCAGGGGAGGAGTCTACGGGGGCTCGGGCAGGGTTCAGATCGGGAAGCAGCTGGCCGGCGGCGCTTTCATCATCGGGTGGAACCTTGTGGTCACGTCCATCATATGCGTCGCAATCAGCCTGGTGATCCCTCTACGGATGCCAGAGGACGAGCTTCTAATCGGGGACGACGCAGTGCACGGAGAGGAGGCTTACGCGTTGTGGGGCGACGGAGAGAAGTATGAGATAACGAAGCACGACACAGACGATGTGACGCATCACAAGACACCGCCCAGCGGGGAGACTCAAGTGGTGTAG
- the LOC115755917 gene encoding aspartic proteinase CDR1-like: protein MALKPTLPCAVFLLVCLINIISSSSPLTNGASKTNPMKPPRLAVTLIHPDSIRSPYYNRNASSYDLVERAIDGSIARIRSLSKRVAVPNDYSFRAGLIADIRGVAFLVKISVGTPPAPQLLLIDTGSDLFWFQCVPCISCFKQSLPLFDPAKSSSYSNIRCNSAACTLSTRECDRDKGYCTYNYTYVDGSGTRGNLASENVTFETSDEGTMVIPIRVVGCGHENSGSVDGQLTGILGLSYHPYLSLIQQVGSKFSICIGDIHDPQYQYNQLVLGDDSVLEGDSTTLDVYGGHYYVNLQGISVGDTRLKIDPEAFKRAPSGQGGVVLDSGSGLTWLRGDGYVPLQNEVRRLLEPRLRRAKYGHDVEFLCYVGTVQTDLQRFPVVTFHLEDGAELVLDIDNMFFQVKPNMFCMTVVQSDLKLQGLSLIGVLAQQYHNIGYDISQKKLFIQRIDCDLLDRDSAFS from the coding sequence ATGGCTCTTAAACCGACATTGCCCTGTGCTGTCTTCCTTCTGGTATGCCTAATCAATATCATCTCCTCATCATCACCGTTAACTAATGGCGCTTCCAAGACCAACCCCATGAAACCTCCGCGACTTGCCGTGACACTCATCCACCCTGATTCTATTCGCTCTCCTTATTACAATCGAAACGCCAGCTCCTATGATTTAGTTGAACGTGCCATCGATGGTTCGATTGCGCGCATTCGCTCCCTGAGCAAACGAGTTGCTGTTCCGAATGACTACTCCTTCCGTGCCGGTCTCATTGCGGATATTAGAGGAGTTGCGTTCCTCGTGAAAATATCCGTCGGCACGCCGCCGGCACCACAGCTCTTACTTATCGACACCGGAAGTGACCTCTTCTGGTTTCAGTGCGTACCCTGCATCTCCTGCTTCAAACAATCTCTTCCTCTCTTCGATCCCGCCAAATCCTCATCGTATTCCAATATCCGTTGTAACTCCGCCGCGTGTACTCTTTCGACAAGAGAGTGTGATAGAGATAAAGGATATTGTACTTATAATTATACATACGTCGATGGATCCGGCACACGCGGTAATCTTGCATCTGAAAACGTAACTTTCGAGACATCTGACGAGGGAACAATGGTAATACCAATTAGAGTGGTCGGGTGCGGTCATGAGAATAGTGGCAGCGTCGATGGGCAGCTAACCGGCATATTAGGGTTGAGTTACCATCCTTACTTGTCTCTTATTCAACAGGTGGGTTCCAAATTTTCCATCTGCATAGGCGACATACATGACCCGCAGTATCAGTACAATCAACTGGTCCTCGGGGATGATTCAGTGCTCGAAGGCGATTCCACAACTCTGGACGTGTATGGGGGTCACTATTACGTGAACCTCCAAGGCATAAGCGTCGGAGATACAAGGCTGAAGATCGATCCCGAAGCGTTCAAAAGAGCGCCTTCCGGACAGGGCGGAGTTGTCTTGGACTCAGGATCAGGACTGACATGGCTGAGGGGAGATGGGTATGTCCCACTGCAGAACGAAGTTCGAAGATTGCTGGAACCCCGCCTACGTCGGGCTAAATACGGGCATGATGTGGAGTTCTTGTGCTATGTGGGGACGGTGCAAACGGATCTACAACGGTTTCCAGTCGTGACGTTCCATTTAGAGGACGGGGCCGAACTAGTCCTCGACATCGACAACATGTTCTTCCAAGTAAAGCCAAACATGTTTTGCATGACAGTGGTTCAATCGGATCTCAAACTTCAGGGTTTGTCTCTAATTGGAGTGCTGGCACAACAGTACCACAATATCGGGTATGACATTTCACAAAAGAAGCTCTTCATTCAAAGGATAGATTGTGACCTTCTGGATCGAGACAGTGCTTTCTCGTGA
- the LOC115755914 gene encoding probable magnesium transporter NIPA6 isoform X1, giving the protein MYSSNLIGFILALVSSAFIGSSFIIKKKGLRRAGVNGPSASVGGYGYLLEPLWWIGMITMVVGEIANFVAYIYAPAVLVTPLGALSIIVSAVLAHFLLNEKLQRMGMLGCLLCIVGSTIIVLHAPEEMSVTSVEEIWELATQPAFLLYTASVVAVALVLILYCAPRYGQTNILVYVGICSTIGSLTVMSIKAIGIAIELTLEGSNQAVYFQTWIFAMVAVTCIITQLNYLNMALDTFNTTVVSPIYYAMFTAFTILASAIMFKDYSGQSASSIASELCGFITVLSGTAVLHSTRDPDPPVLTDLYTPLSPKVSWYIQGNGEVWKQKDEDGSSPSFITILRQDYFK; this is encoded by the exons ATGTACTCGAGCAATTTGATAGGGTTCATACTGGCACTGGTGTCCAGTGCCTTCATTGGCTCCAGCTTTATCATCAAGAAGAAGGGTCTTCGCAGAGCCGGCGTCAATGGGCCTAGTGCGA GTGTTGGAGGCTACGGTTACTTGTTGGAGCCACTGTGGTGGATTGGCATGATCACTA TGGTTGTGGGAGAAATAGCAAATTTTGTAGCATACATATATGCCCCTGCTGTGCTCGTGACTCCACTAGGCGCTTTGAGTATCATTGTTAG TGCTGTTTTAGCGCATTTCTTGTTGAATGAGAAGCTACAGAGAATGGGGATGTTGGGTTGTCTTCTTTGTATTGTGGGTTCTACAATAATTGTGCTTCACGCACCTGAAGAAATGTCTGTCACTTCTGTGGAAGAAATATGGGAGTTAGCAACTCAACCAG CTTTCCTTTTGTATACAGCGTCAGTAGTTGCAGTAGCATTGGTACTGATTCTATATTGCGCTCCTCGCTATGGTCAGACAAACATCTTGGTTTATGTAGGAATTTGCTCTACTATTGGATCATTAACG GTTATGAGTATAAAAGCGATCGGCATTGCAATCGAACTCACTTTAGAGGGCTCAAATCAGGCTGTGTACTTTCAGACGTGGATTTTTGCGATGGTTGCGGTGACTTGTATTATCACTCAGTTGAACTATCTAAACATG GCATTGGATACTTTCAACACAACTGTCGTTTCTCCAATTTATTACGCCATGTTCACAGCTTTTACAATCTTAGCCAGTGCAATAATGTTTAAG GATTATTCTGGTCAAAGTGCGAGCAGCATAGCATCAGAGCTTTGTGGGTTCATCACCGTGTTATCGGGGACAGCTGTACTGCATAGTACAAGAGACCCCGATCCTCCAGTACTTACAG ATTTATACACGCCATTATCTCCAAAAGTATCGTGGTACATACAAGGAAATGGCGAAGTTTGGAAGCAGAAGGATGAAGACGGCTCGTCCCCTAGTTTCATAACAATCCTTCGGCAGGACTATTTTAAGTGA
- the LOC115755914 gene encoding probable magnesium transporter NIPA6 isoform X2, translating to MYSSNLIGFILALVSSAFIGSSFIIKKKGLRRAGVNGPSASVGGYGYLLEPLWWIGMITMVVGEIANFVAYIYAPAVLVTPLGALSIIVSAVLAHFLLNEKLQRMGMLGCLLCIVGSTIIVLHAPEEMSVTSVEEIWELATQPASVVAVALVLILYCAPRYGQTNILVYVGICSTIGSLTVMSIKAIGIAIELTLEGSNQAVYFQTWIFAMVAVTCIITQLNYLNMALDTFNTTVVSPIYYAMFTAFTILASAIMFKDYSGQSASSIASELCGFITVLSGTAVLHSTRDPDPPVLTDLYTPLSPKVSWYIQGNGEVWKQKDEDGSSPSFITILRQDYFK from the exons ATGTACTCGAGCAATTTGATAGGGTTCATACTGGCACTGGTGTCCAGTGCCTTCATTGGCTCCAGCTTTATCATCAAGAAGAAGGGTCTTCGCAGAGCCGGCGTCAATGGGCCTAGTGCGA GTGTTGGAGGCTACGGTTACTTGTTGGAGCCACTGTGGTGGATTGGCATGATCACTA TGGTTGTGGGAGAAATAGCAAATTTTGTAGCATACATATATGCCCCTGCTGTGCTCGTGACTCCACTAGGCGCTTTGAGTATCATTGTTAG TGCTGTTTTAGCGCATTTCTTGTTGAATGAGAAGCTACAGAGAATGGGGATGTTGGGTTGTCTTCTTTGTATTGTGGGTTCTACAATAATTGTGCTTCACGCACCTGAAGAAATGTCTGTCACTTCTGTGGAAGAAATATGGGAGTTAGCAACTCAACCAG CGTCAGTAGTTGCAGTAGCATTGGTACTGATTCTATATTGCGCTCCTCGCTATGGTCAGACAAACATCTTGGTTTATGTAGGAATTTGCTCTACTATTGGATCATTAACG GTTATGAGTATAAAAGCGATCGGCATTGCAATCGAACTCACTTTAGAGGGCTCAAATCAGGCTGTGTACTTTCAGACGTGGATTTTTGCGATGGTTGCGGTGACTTGTATTATCACTCAGTTGAACTATCTAAACATG GCATTGGATACTTTCAACACAACTGTCGTTTCTCCAATTTATTACGCCATGTTCACAGCTTTTACAATCTTAGCCAGTGCAATAATGTTTAAG GATTATTCTGGTCAAAGTGCGAGCAGCATAGCATCAGAGCTTTGTGGGTTCATCACCGTGTTATCGGGGACAGCTGTACTGCATAGTACAAGAGACCCCGATCCTCCAGTACTTACAG ATTTATACACGCCATTATCTCCAAAAGTATCGTGGTACATACAAGGAAATGGCGAAGTTTGGAAGCAGAAGGATGAAGACGGCTCGTCCCCTAGTTTCATAACAATCCTTCGGCAGGACTATTTTAAGTGA
- the LOC115755944 gene encoding F-box protein At3g07870-like, giving the protein MSSSDEPKLPQDVIVEILKRLPVESLLRFRCVSRSWRSAIDDPRFVALHLNHSALDASNWYLLCVNLWDPVQRLCSLFSNESLTLPPKSQIEIPFVTLPYCYGGVDGSCNGLICITEIFRHGCPEIKTMYLWNLFTRKHKEVPRSGLEHRSLSVSVGFGFDARSNDYKIVRIFYVLKYNGGFLPKKKKKRTTPQPQVEIYSLSTDSWRSLECEVPTLRRGDRAVFLNGNLHWFAYKFDDLGNEVGYGSIVLFDVAGEVFDEMAPPEEMSHEDGLDNLIMSVAVLNDLLAVIISVSGTVDDPEPHFVCSVRVWVMREYGVPETWTKLYSSETSGEEALGEVLQIDGFTRNGKLVMEIDDKERVFWNPITGQYANIPISKQCDLVTVVESLVSL; this is encoded by the coding sequence ATGAGTTCCTCCGACGAACCGAAGCTCCCTCAAGACGTCATCGTCGAGATCCTGAAGCGGTTGCCGGTGGAGTCTCTCCTCCGATTCAGGTGCGTTTCCCGATCATGGCGTTCCGCCATCGACGACCCTCGTTTCGTGGCCCTCCACTTGAACCACTCCGCTCTCGACGCCTCCAATTGGTATCTCCTGTGTGTGAATTTGTGGGATCCTGTCCAGAGGCTGTGCTCTCTGTTTTCCAACGAGTCTCTTACCCTGCCTCCCAAATCACAAATCGAAATTCCGTTTGTTACTCTTCCCTACTGTTACGGTGGTGTTGATGGTTCGTGTAATGGTTTGATCTGCATCACAGAAATTTTCAGACATGGCTGTCCTGAGATTAAGACGATGtatttgtggaatttattcacgAGAAAGCACAAGGAGGTTCCTCGATCCGGTCTGGAGCATCGATCTCTTTCCGTTTCCGTGGGGTTTGGCTTCGACGCTAGGTCAAATGACTATAAGATTGTGAGGATTTTCTATGTTTTAAAATATAATGGTGGATTTCtacccaagaaaaagaaaaaaaggacaacGCCTCAACCTCAAGTCGAGATTTATTCACTCAGTACAGATTCCTGGAGAAGTTTGGAGTGTGAGGTTCCTACGCTCCGCCGTGGCGATCGAGCGGTCTTCTTGAATGGGAATCTGCACTGGTTTGCTTACAAGTTCGATGATCTGGGGAATGAGGTTGGATACGGATCCATAGTCTTGTTCGATGTTGCAGGTgaggtgtttgatgaaatggcTCCGCCGGAGGAGATGTCTCACGAAGATGGTCTCGATAATTTAATAATGTCTGTGGCAGTACTAAATGACTTGCTGGCTGTGATCATTAGTGTCAGCGGCACAGTTGACGATCCTGAACCACATTTCGTTTGTTCTGTTCGGGTTTGGGTTATGAGGGAATACGGTGTGCCTGAGACTTGGACCAAGCTGTATTCTTCCGAGACTTCGGGAGAAGAGGCTTTGGGAGAAGTATTACAAATTGATGGCTTCACGAGGAATGGCAAGCTTGTGATGGAAATAGATGATAAAGAACGAGTTTTTTGGAATCCAATCACGGGCCAATACGCAAATATTCCAATATCGAAGCAATGCGATTTGGTCACCGTAGTAGAGAGCCTTGTGTCGCTTTAG